From Halichoerus grypus chromosome 6, mHalGry1.hap1.1, whole genome shotgun sequence, one genomic window encodes:
- the PROSER2 gene encoding proline and serine-rich protein 2, with product MPVNRQQSDSSEMDSDVSPSCGLSDLSRGGSLDSRSSSSRSRSLTLDDESLKYLTHEEKDVILFFEETIDSLEDDFEEQVLCDGHSLGSLGERASGQSEPGEVIDLVQPAPEAGEPECLPAGTEAAGAGPVGKEDIPVFEGRNPEAGGPSSPDSAGPQTPPVPPSQPVAAAAAPPRKELPTPGPPAEHPKLPRSVPTPLVIAQKMSEKLAGNEALSPTSPSKEGKPGDWRTLPSGAPRNGDSFLGHRHTAQPAPKIHRFPSNISVTNSAGKEFNKTISKAAVNVQERKARVLANINGVSFLSSGEAEYRAPRADVTEQGTHGQSKPHPVHETVSTRAGSHASTQQQSRGVQTEQCLPLPNGFQSIHDVLKSEPSAFVVSTGKTVTFRPDPVLAGKLARQNASRSFYEHRQPDCAQDARKRSGSLPRAVGFRPQGITVQFSGRGSTEEARREALRKLGLLKENL from the exons ATGCCTGTGAACCGCCAGCAGTCAGACTCGTCGGAGATGGACTCAGATGTGTCCCCCAGCTGCGGGCTCAGTGACCTGAGCAGAGGGGGCAGCTTGGACAGCCGAAGCAGCAGCTCCCGCTCTAGGAGTTTGACTTTG GATGATGAGAGCCTGAAGTACCTGACCCATGAGGAAAAGGATGTCATCCTGTTTTTTGAAGAGACCATTGATTCCCTGGAAGACGACTTTGAAGAGCAAGTCCTGTGTGATGGCCACTCTCTGGGGTCTCTGGGAGAGCGTGCTTCTGGTCAGTCTGAGCCAGGAGAGGTCATTGATTTAGTGCAGCCAGCACCGGAGGCAGGGGAACCGGAGTGCCTCCCAGCTGGGACGGAAGCAGCAG GGGCTGGCCCTGTCGGGAAGGAAGACATTCCTGTCTTTGAAGGCAGGAACCCAGAAGCCGGGGGTCCATCCTCGCCAGACTCCGCAGGCCCACAGACCCCTCCTGTGCCACCCTCTCAGCCTGTGGCCGCAGCGGCAGCGCCCCCCAGGAAAGAGCTGCCCACCCCCGGGCCCCCTGCAGAGCACCCCAAACTGCCCCGCTCCGTTCCCACCCCACTGGTAATCGCTCAGAAAATGTCCGAGAAGTTGGCAGGAAATGAAGCGCTTTCACCCACATCCCCCTCCAAGGAGGGCAAGCCTGGGGACTGGAGGACACTGCCTTCGGGGGCCCCTCGGAACGGGGACTCCTTCCTGGGGCACAGACACACGGCCCAGCCCGCGCCCAAGATCCACCGCTTCCCGAGCAACATCAGCGTGACCAACAGCGCGGGGAAGGAGTTCAACAAGACCATCTCCAAAGCAGCCGTCAACGTGCAGGAGCGGAAGGCCCGGGTCTTGGCCAACATCAATGGCGTCTCTTTCCTGTCCTCCGGGGAAGCGGAATACCGGGCCCCCAGAGCTGATGTCACCGAGCAGGGGACGCACGGCCAGAGCAAGCCCCACCCCGTCCACGAAACCGTGTCCACGCGGGCCGGCAGCCACGCCAGCACTCAGCAGCAGTCCAGAGGCGTGCAGACAGAACAGTGCCTGCCGTTGCCCAACGGCTTCCAGAGCATCCACGACGTCCTAAAGAGTGAGCCCAGTGCCTTCGTCGTCTCCACGGGAAAAACTGTCACCTTCCGTCCAGACCCAGTGCTTGCCGGCAAACTTGCCCGCCAGAATGCCAGCAGGAGCTTTTACGAGCACCGGCAGCCGGACTGTGCCCAGGATGCCAGGAAGCGGTCAGGTTCGCTGCCCAGGGCTGTTGGGTTCAGGCCCCAGGGCATCACCGTCCAGTTCTCCGGCCGCGGGTCCACGGAGGAGGCCCGCCGGGAGGCCCTGCGCAAGCTTGGCCTTCTGAAGGAGAACTTGTga